CAGGTAGTAGGCGCCGGACCACTTGACGCCGCAGGCGAGGCCGAGCAGCACCGCCGCCCCCACCCGCCACCAGCGGAAGCCCAGCCTCGGGCCGAAGCGACTGTCCTCGATGCGGCCCTCGCGGACCACCCGCATCAGCCGTTCCCGCATCTGGTCGCGGTCGACCAGCAGCGCGCCGAAGGCGGCGAGCACGAGCACGGCTTGGAAGATGTCGAGCATCCCCATCCTGGACTGCACGTGCATGACGCCGTCGCAGATCAGCAGGATGCCTGCGACGGCGCCCAGCAGGGTCGATCGGGTGAGTCTGCGGGCGATGCGCACGATCAGCAGCACCGAGATCGTTCCGGCGGCGGCGGCGGCGAAGCGCCAGCCCCAGCCGTTGTAGCCGAACATCCACTCGCCGATGGCGATGAACTGCTTGCCGAGCGGCGGATGAACGATCAACCGGTACCCGGGGTTGTCCTCGTAACCGCCGTTGCGCAGCATCTGCCAGGCATGGGGCACGTAGTGCTTCTCGTCGAAGACCGGCGTGCCGTGGTCCGTCGGGTGCCCCAGGTTCCAGAACCGGACGATCCCGCCGATCAAGGCGAGGGTGAGCGTGACGATCCAGCCGCGCAGCCGATCAGTCGGGAGCGGGCTCATCAACCGCCGAAGAGGGTCGGTGGATCGTCTCTCGTCCGGGCGCTCCTGCTCGTCCGGCCCCTCCTTCGGGGGACCCTCACCCCCGTCGTCGACACCGTCGGTCGCGGCCGGGCGGTCGATGTCGGTGTCCGGCATCAAGACGCTCACGGCGCTGATCGTAGGCTTGTCCGAATGGGTGAGACATCTGGATCGGGTCGGTTGATGCTCGCCGCCACCCCGCTGGGAAACCTGGACGACGCCTCTCCTCGGCTGCGAACGGCGCTGGCCGAGGCCGAGGTGATCGCCGCCGAGGACACGCGGCGACTGCGGCAGCTCGCCGCCTCGCTCGGCGTCACCGTCGGCGGCCGGGTCGTGAGCTGTTACGACGCGGTGGAGGCCTCCCGTGCGCCCGGGCTGATCGAGGCGATCCGGGAGGGCCAGACGGTGCTGCTGGTGACCGACGCCGGCATGCCGAGCGTGTCCGACCCGGGATTCCGACTGGTCGCGGCGTGTGTGGCGGCCGACCTGCCGGTCACCTGCCTGCCGGGGCCCTCGGCGGTGACCACCGCGCTTGCCGTCTCCGGCCTGCCGTCGGACCGGTTCGCCTTCGAGGGCTTCCCGCCCCGTAAACCGGGCGAACGGCGCCGCTGGTTCGCCGACCTGGTCACCGAGCGACGGACCGTCGTGTTCTTCGAGGCGCCGCACCGGCTGGCCGCGACCCTCGCCGCAGCGGCCGAGGTGCTCGGCGGCGGCAGGCAGGCCGCGGTGTGTCGGGAGCTGACCAAGACCTACGAGGAGGTCCGCCGGGGCGACCTCGCCGAGCTGAGCGCCTGGGCCGCCGACGGAGTGCGGGGTGAGATCACCGTCGTGCTGGCGGGCGCCGAGGCGGTCGAGACGGACCCGGCGGCCCTGGTCGCCGAGGTGGAGAGCCGGGTGGCCGAGGGCGAACGGCTCAAGGACGCCGTCTCGGTGGTCGCGGCGGCTGGCGGCGTCGGGCGCAAGGAGCTGTACGACACGGTGTTGCGGAGCCGGTCCACCGGACGGTGAGCCGGTGGCGTCGGGTGGGCCGTGCTGTTCCGGGGCGGCGTCCGGCGGACCCGGCGCGGGGTCGGTGCCGGGCGCCGGGCACCGTGCTCGGCGGTGGACACCGGCCTGCTCAGCGCCCCAGCAGGGCCAGCAGCGGCGCGGCCTTGGTCAGACACTCCGCCCACTCGGCGTCCGGGTCGGAGTCCGAGGTGATGCCGCCGCCGACGCCGAGCACCAGCTCCCCGCCGCGCGGTCCCAGCCGATGCTCGAAGGTCCGGATGGCGACGTTCAGTTCCAGGCCCGCCACCGGTGAGATCAGGCCGACCGCCCCGCAGTGCAGGCCGCGCGGCTCGGCCTCCAGCTCGTCGATGACCTCCAGCGCACGGATCTTCGGCGTGCCGGTCACTGAGCCGGGCGGAAAGGTCGCGGCGAGCAGCTCGGCGTGACTCAGCCCCGCTCGCAGTGCCGCGGTGACGGTGGAGACCAGATGCCACACCCCCGGATGCGGCTGGACCGCGAGCAGTTCCGGCACCCGCACGCCGCCCGCGCTGGCGACCCGACCGAGGTCGTTGCGGACCAAATCGACGATCATCACGTTCTCGGCGACGTCCTTCGTCGAGGCCCGCAGCCGCGCCGCGTTCACCTCGTCGGCGGGGCCGCGCCGGGGCAGCGTGCCCTTGATCGGGGCCGATCGTGCCTGGTCGCCGCGCCTGGCGAGGAACAGCTCGGGGGAGAAGGAGATCGCCGAGCCTGCGTCGCCGTCGGTCAGGAAGGCCGCTCTGGCGGGATGCAGGGTCGAGGTGCCCTGGACGAACAGGTCGATCGGGTCGCCGTGGAAGTCGAGCGAGAAGCGGCTGCAGATGTTGGCCTGGAAGATCTCGCCTGCTGCGATCGCCTCGATGCAGGCGGCCACGGCCTTGCGATGTCGGGCCGCGTCCGGCGTCCGCAGCTCGCCGACCCTGCGGTGTGACGGCGGCGGATCGTCGGCGTGCAGTAACGCTTCGAACTCCTGGGCCGCCGCCTGCGCCGCCGTTTCGGTGATCCCGTGTGGTGCGTCGCCGATCAGCGCCTCGGACCACCAGCCGCCGTCGTCGTGCCGGAGGACTTCAGCCGTCCAGCCCCAGGCGGCCTGCGGGCTCAGACCGGGCCGAACGGGGTGATCGATCCGGCCGATGAGGCCGCCGCCGATCACTCCGTCGTCGGCCCCGTGCCGATCGATGTCTGCGGGCATCGCGGGCAGCAGCGCCGCCGGGTCTGCCGTCGACAGCGGGACGGGCCGCACCGAGGGCACCAGGACGGCCGCCGAGCCGAACCAGTCGCCGATCAGGGCGGCGGGGTCGGGCAGCCCTCGCGCCCTGGCCCGCGCGGCCAGCCTGCGCAGCATCCGTTCGGGTGACACATCGACTGCACCCAGCCGGGTGCGGTGCGTCCGCATGGGCCGATCCAACCCGACGCGGAGTGGATCTCCCGCACAACCCGGTCGACGGAGGCGGGCCCGGCTCGTGGACGAGCGTCGTCGTGCCTGCGGCGGCCCGGCTGAAGTTCGTGCTGCGGCGGAACACTCGGGTGCCGAACCACCGGGCGAGGAACAGCAGGCCGACCCCCGCCAGCTCCCGGTGCTCAGAGATGCATCCCTCGCCGTTCCCACTCCGCGAGAGGCGCGGCGCTCAGTACATGGCTGGTCGGGTCGACGCCGGGAGATCGACGGACGACGCTCGCAGGCCGTGCAGCTCCTGACGAACCTGGTAACCGTTGGTGCGGCCGAACGACCGGACCAGGCCGAGCATCAACAACCGGGTGGCAGACACGGCGTCATCATGCCGGGCACCGCAGGTCGCCTTCGGCCCGGCGCGCAACCCGATGGCGGTGCGATCGAGGCTGTTCGTAGTCTTTGACGCATGAGTGCCCCCGTGTTGACCGCGGTGGCGTGGCCGTATGCCAACGGCCCCCGCCACATCGGTCACGTCTCCGGTATCGGTGTCCCCTCCGACGTCTTCTCGCGCTACCAGCGAATGGCGGGCAACCGGGTGCTGATGGTCTCGGGGACCGACGAGCACGGCACGCCGATCCTGGTGCAGGCCGACAAGGAGGGCCTCACCCCGCAGCAGACCGCCGACAAGTACCACCGAGTCATCAGCGAAGACCTGCGTGACCTCGGCGTCACCTACGACATGTACACGCGGACGACGACCCGCAACCATTGTCACGTGGTGCAGGAGTTCTTCCTGGCGTTGTACCGCAACGGCTACATCCTGCCCAGGACGACCACCGGCGCGATCAGCCCGTCGACCGGCCGCACACTGCCGGACCGCTACGTCGAGGGCACCTGCCCGATCTGCGGCTACGACGGCGCCCGAGGCGACCAGTGCGACAACTGCGGCAACCAGCTCGACGCGGCCGACCTGATCCGGCCGGTCTCGCGGATCAACGGCGAGACGCCGAAGTTCGTCGAGACCGAGCACCTCTTCCTCGACCTGCCCGCATTCGGTCACACCTTGGGCGACTGGCTGGCCACCAAGACCGACTGGCGCCCCAACGTCCTGAACTTCACCCGCAACCTGGTGGACGACATGCGTCCTCGGCCGATCAGCCGCGACCTGGACTGGGGCGTGCCGATCCCGCTCGACGGCTGGCGCGACCAGCCGCTCAAGCGGTTCTACGTCTGGTTCGACGCAGTGATCGGCTACTTCTCCTCCAGCGTCGAGTGGGCCCGCCGGTCCGGCGACGAGAACGCCTGGAAGCAGTGGTGGCAGGACCCGGCCGCGCAGATCGTGCACTTCATGGGCAAGGACAACATCACCTTCCACGCCCAGATCTGGCCCGCGCTGCTGCTCGGCCAGAACGGGGCAGGTGACAAGGGCGGCGAGCCGGGCACCTACGGCACGCTGAACCTGCCGACCGAGATCGCCTCCAGTGAGTTCCTCACCATGAGCGGCTCGAAGTTCTCCAGCTCGCGCGGCACCGTCATCTATCTGCGGGACTTCGTCCGGCAGTTCGGTCCCGACGCGCTGCGGTACTTCATCGCGGCGGCGGGACCGGAGACCCAGGACGTCGACTTCACCTGGGAGGAGTTCGTCCGGCGCACCAACTTCGAGCTGGCCAACGAGTGGGGCAACCTGGTCAACCGGGCCGTGTCCATGGCGGCGAAGAACGTGGGCGCCGTTCCGGAGCCCCGCGCCGTGCAGCAGGCGGACGAGGAGCTGAAGGCGCAGGCCCGCGCGGCCTTCGACGTGGTTGGCGGGCACCTGAGTCGCTCGCGGTTCCGCGCCGGCGCCGCCGAGGCGATGCGGGTGGTCGGCGCGGCCAACAAGTACATCTCCGACCAGGAGCCGTGGAAGCGCAAGGACGACCCGGAGCGGCGGGACACGATCCTGCACACCGCGCTTCAGGTCGTTCAGGACGCCAACACGCTGCTGACGCCGTTCCTGCCGCACTCCGCGCAGAAGGTGCACGAGCTGCTCGGCGGGACGGGCGTCTGGGCCTCGCAGCCGGAACTGCGCGAGGTCACCGACCTCGACGACCCGACGCGCGAGTACCCGATCCTCACCGGCGACTACACGCAGGATCAGGCCGCGTGGAAGTCGGTGCCGATCGAGGTCGGCCGTCCGCTGGCGAAGCCGACGCCGTTGTTCGCCAAGCTCGATCCGGAACTGGGCGAGACGGGGCCGGAATGGGCGCCGATCCAGAAATGAGCCGCTCGACGAACTCGCCGCGTCGTCCCGGAGCACCCCGGTGAGCAGCAAGCGCGACAACACGCCGCCGTCGGTGCCGGAACCCCTTCCGGTGCCGACGGTGGACGCGCACACCCACCTGGACGCCTGCGGGGCGCGAACGCAGGCCGACGTCGTCGCGATGGTCGACCGCGCCGAGGCCGTCGGCATCGGCCGGGTGATCACCGTCGCCGACGACGTCGAGTCGGCCCGCTG
The Actinoalloteichus fjordicus DNA segment above includes these coding regions:
- a CDS encoding aminodeoxychorismate synthase component I — translated: MRTHRTRLGAVDVSPERMLRRLAARARARGLPDPAALIGDWFGSAAVLVPSVRPVPLSTADPAALLPAMPADIDRHGADDGVIGGGLIGRIDHPVRPGLSPQAAWGWTAEVLRHDDGGWWSEALIGDAPHGITETAAQAAAQEFEALLHADDPPPSHRRVGELRTPDAARHRKAVAACIEAIAAGEIFQANICSRFSLDFHGDPIDLFVQGTSTLHPARAAFLTDGDAGSAISFSPELFLARRGDQARSAPIKGTLPRRGPADEVNAARLRASTKDVAENVMIVDLVRNDLGRVASAGGVRVPELLAVQPHPGVWHLVSTVTAALRAGLSHAELLAATFPPGSVTGTPKIRALEVIDELEAEPRGLHCGAVGLISPVAGLELNVAIRTFEHRLGPRGGELVLGVGGGITSDSDPDAEWAECLTKAAPLLALLGR
- the metG gene encoding methionine--tRNA ligase, with translation MSAPVLTAVAWPYANGPRHIGHVSGIGVPSDVFSRYQRMAGNRVLMVSGTDEHGTPILVQADKEGLTPQQTADKYHRVISEDLRDLGVTYDMYTRTTTRNHCHVVQEFFLALYRNGYILPRTTTGAISPSTGRTLPDRYVEGTCPICGYDGARGDQCDNCGNQLDAADLIRPVSRINGETPKFVETEHLFLDLPAFGHTLGDWLATKTDWRPNVLNFTRNLVDDMRPRPISRDLDWGVPIPLDGWRDQPLKRFYVWFDAVIGYFSSSVEWARRSGDENAWKQWWQDPAAQIVHFMGKDNITFHAQIWPALLLGQNGAGDKGGEPGTYGTLNLPTEIASSEFLTMSGSKFSSSRGTVIYLRDFVRQFGPDALRYFIAAAGPETQDVDFTWEEFVRRTNFELANEWGNLVNRAVSMAAKNVGAVPEPRAVQQADEELKAQARAAFDVVGGHLSRSRFRAGAAEAMRVVGAANKYISDQEPWKRKDDPERRDTILHTALQVVQDANTLLTPFLPHSAQKVHELLGGTGVWASQPELREVTDLDDPTREYPILTGDYTQDQAAWKSVPIEVGRPLAKPTPLFAKLDPELGETGPEWAPIQK
- the rsmI gene encoding 16S rRNA (cytidine(1402)-2'-O)-methyltransferase → MGETSGSGRLMLAATPLGNLDDASPRLRTALAEAEVIAAEDTRRLRQLAASLGVTVGGRVVSCYDAVEASRAPGLIEAIREGQTVLLVTDAGMPSVSDPGFRLVAACVAADLPVTCLPGPSAVTTALAVSGLPSDRFAFEGFPPRKPGERRRWFADLVTERRTVVFFEAPHRLAATLAAAAEVLGGGRQAAVCRELTKTYEEVRRGDLAELSAWAADGVRGEITVVLAGAEAVETDPAALVAEVESRVAEGERLKDAVSVVAAAGGVGRKELYDTVLRSRSTGR